One genomic segment of Micromonospora sp. WMMC415 includes these proteins:
- a CDS encoding GPP34 family phosphoprotein, translating into MTSLSLAEALALLALSEDGILRGPQEDLDLGLAAALLADLSTAGKIDHIDGNVVVTNSEPTGNTLDDAALRDIAQDARLRGPRDWVVRLTKNVRDRTLEKLVQDGELIRTRSRMLRLLPVDRYRVTSLGDSSPVIGARQRLRRAAIDAAAVDRTSLALCALVSALGWSSDLVPDLPAQDVDRRFAAMRRSVWAAGALRDLINERRVGPWGPTVGRIAANLDEWPTDAR; encoded by the coding sequence GTGACTTCACTGTCGCTGGCTGAAGCCCTGGCATTGCTTGCTTTGAGCGAGGACGGCATCTTGCGGGGCCCGCAGGAGGACCTCGACCTCGGCTTGGCGGCTGCGCTGCTCGCCGACCTGTCCACGGCCGGGAAGATCGACCACATCGACGGCAATGTCGTAGTCACGAACTCGGAGCCGACCGGCAACACACTGGACGACGCCGCGCTCCGTGATATCGCGCAGGACGCAAGACTCCGTGGCCCGCGGGACTGGGTCGTGCGTCTGACCAAGAATGTTCGGGACCGCACGCTCGAGAAGCTTGTACAAGATGGGGAGTTGATTAGGACCCGGAGCAGAATGCTGCGACTGCTTCCCGTCGACCGCTATCGAGTGACCTCCCTGGGCGATTCTTCCCCCGTGATCGGAGCTCGCCAGCGCCTCAGGCGTGCCGCGATTGACGCTGCCGCTGTCGACCGGACATCCCTCGCCCTCTGCGCACTGGTCAGTGCGTTGGGCTGGAGCTCCGACCTGGTTCCCGACCTGCCGGCTCAGGACGTCGACCGCCGGTTCGCAGCGATGCGCCGGTCAGTGTGGGCGGCTGGCGCGCTGCGGGACCTGATCAATGAAAGGCGGGTGGGGCCGTGGGGCCCGACGGTTGGCAGGATCGCCGCGAATCTGGATGAATGGCCGACCGACGCGCGGTGA
- a CDS encoding IS110 family transposase: protein MAKLWIGVDIGKTHHHMAVVDGDGRLVYSRRVANDETALLTVMAEVSTYGRPVCWAVDVTTGLSALLLTRLWRRQVQVRYVSGTVAFHMAAAFAGENKTDARDAVVIAQTIRMRPDIPILEPSDRLLAELTVLTGYRADLVGQRVATLFRLQELLTGISPALERAVDLNRKAPMMVLACWQTPAAIRHAGVDRITALLRRGHVKNAVQVAEALVAAARQQTVNLPGQRAAAVVVGQMATEILALEQRIAAVDDLIAEQLDQHALAPIIGSLPGMGPLLTAELLVHTAGMTEYDSPTKLAAHAGLAPVSRDSGTVSGNHRQPRRYHRRLRHILWMAAFTAARECPTSRAYYEKKRAEGKNHRQAILALARRRVDVLWALIRDRKTFSRPAVTARAAA, encoded by the coding sequence GTGGCGAAGCTGTGGATCGGCGTGGACATCGGCAAGACCCACCACCACATGGCCGTCGTCGACGGCGACGGCCGCTTGGTCTACTCCCGCCGGGTCGCCAACGACGAGACCGCACTGCTCACGGTCATGGCGGAGGTGTCGACGTATGGCCGGCCGGTGTGCTGGGCCGTGGATGTCACCACCGGCCTGTCGGCGCTGCTGCTGACCCGGCTGTGGCGGCGGCAGGTCCAGGTCCGCTACGTCTCCGGCACCGTCGCGTTCCACATGGCCGCCGCGTTCGCCGGGGAGAACAAGACCGACGCCCGCGACGCGGTCGTCATCGCCCAGACCATCCGCATGCGCCCCGACATCCCGATCCTGGAACCCTCCGACCGGCTCCTGGCCGAGCTCACCGTGCTCACCGGCTACCGCGCAGATCTCGTCGGGCAGCGCGTCGCGACCCTGTTCAGGTTGCAGGAACTCCTCACCGGGATCAGCCCCGCCCTCGAACGGGCCGTGGATCTGAACCGGAAGGCCCCGATGATGGTCCTGGCGTGTTGGCAGACGCCGGCGGCGATCCGGCACGCCGGTGTCGATCGGATCACCGCCCTCCTCCGTCGCGGGCATGTCAAGAACGCCGTCCAGGTCGCCGAGGCCCTTGTTGCGGCTGCCCGGCAGCAGACCGTGAACCTGCCTGGCCAACGTGCCGCCGCCGTGGTCGTCGGGCAGATGGCCACCGAGATCCTCGCCCTCGAACAACGCATCGCCGCCGTCGACGACCTCATCGCCGAACAGCTCGACCAGCACGCCCTCGCGCCGATCATCGGGAGCCTGCCCGGCATGGGCCCCCTGCTCACCGCCGAACTGCTGGTGCACACCGCCGGCATGACCGAGTACGACAGCCCCACCAAACTCGCGGCTCATGCCGGCCTGGCGCCGGTTTCCCGCGACTCCGGAACGGTTTCCGGCAACCATCGGCAGCCTCGCCGCTACCACCGAAGACTGCGCCACATTCTGTGGATGGCCGCGTTCACCGCCGCCAGGGAATGCCCCACCTCCCGCGCCTACTATGAGAAGAAGCGCGCCGAAGGAAAGAACCACCGGCAAGCCATCCTCGCCCTCGCCCGACGACGCGTCGATGTCCTCTGGGCACTCATCCGCGACCGCAAAACCTTCAGCCGACCGGCAGTAACCGCCCGCGCCGCAGCCTGA
- a CDS encoding DEAD/DEAH box helicase, whose translation MGLYPLMPGNTCHFVVADFDGPTAMLDALAYVKAARASAVPAAMEISQSGRGAHVWVFFAGAVPAATARAVGTVLLREAMVLRGSMDLRSYDRLFPNQDVLPEGGFGNLIAAPLQGRRRKDGLTTFLDLGTLEPHADQWAFLSTLDRLSPGDAERIARQAKQAATGADVATMSRSAATQVHPPLPPVVHAEAGAGLSIDARQLTPAALATFKHAAAMANPKFYELQRLRKSTWDTPRFIQGYDLTLDDRLVLPRGLRHTITTIVERAGSRLAITDARNPGTEIDAAFTAELTSRQANAVGALLAHDDGILVAPPGSGKTVMACAVIAERNTSTLVLVDRKALADQWRTRIQQFLGLRPGQLGGGRRKLTGTVDIALLPSLARRDDVATLTQGYGHVIVDECHHLGAAAYEHSVKRIAAQFWLGLTATPTRRDGLGQLVTWQLGPVRHTLTDEEQGTLAAAMHADAGPRRALFIHETTFQPGDVDLDAPGALAEVHRRLPLDEPRNTQIADDVAVALTRGRNCLVLTRRVAQVGALTALLAARGHQALVLQGTMSTSERRTVVDGLDGAKTGDGLLVIGTTPFIGEGFDAPALDTLFLAGPISYDGLLVQCAGRVIRAAPGKDVAEVHDYHDPASPILAASLPRRMPGYRALGFTRT comes from the coding sequence ATGGGCCTGTACCCGCTGATGCCCGGCAACACCTGCCACTTCGTCGTGGCCGACTTCGACGGGCCGACGGCGATGCTCGACGCCCTCGCCTACGTGAAAGCGGCACGAGCCAGCGCGGTGCCCGCCGCGATGGAGATCTCCCAGTCAGGCCGCGGCGCCCACGTATGGGTCTTCTTCGCCGGCGCTGTTCCCGCGGCCACCGCGCGCGCCGTCGGCACGGTCCTGCTGCGTGAGGCGATGGTGCTGCGCGGGTCGATGGACCTGCGCTCGTACGACCGTCTCTTCCCCAACCAGGACGTCCTGCCCGAGGGTGGCTTCGGCAACCTCATCGCCGCACCGCTACAGGGACGCCGCCGCAAGGACGGACTGACCACGTTTCTCGACCTCGGCACCCTCGAGCCGCACGCGGACCAGTGGGCGTTCCTGTCGACGCTGGACCGGCTCAGCCCCGGCGACGCCGAACGGATTGCCCGGCAGGCCAAGCAAGCCGCCACCGGTGCCGACGTCGCCACGATGAGCCGGTCCGCCGCGACCCAGGTCCACCCTCCGCTCCCTCCGGTGGTTCACGCGGAGGCCGGTGCCGGGCTGAGCATCGACGCCAGACAGCTCACCCCCGCCGCACTGGCGACGTTCAAACACGCCGCCGCCATGGCCAACCCGAAGTTCTACGAGCTGCAGCGACTCCGCAAGTCCACCTGGGACACCCCACGCTTCATCCAGGGCTACGACCTCACCCTCGATGACCGCTTGGTCCTCCCGCGGGGCCTGCGGCACACCATCACCACGATCGTCGAGCGCGCCGGATCCCGGCTGGCAATCACGGACGCACGAAACCCCGGGACCGAGATCGACGCCGCGTTCACCGCCGAACTCACCAGCAGGCAGGCCAACGCGGTCGGCGCGCTTCTCGCCCACGACGACGGGATCCTGGTCGCCCCACCGGGCTCCGGCAAGACCGTCATGGCCTGCGCCGTGATCGCCGAACGCAACACCTCCACCCTCGTCCTCGTCGACCGCAAAGCCCTCGCCGACCAGTGGCGCACCCGCATCCAACAGTTCCTCGGATTGAGGCCGGGGCAACTCGGCGGCGGCCGACGCAAGCTCACCGGCACGGTGGACATCGCGCTGCTGCCCTCCCTGGCGCGGCGCGACGACGTCGCCACCCTGACCCAGGGGTACGGGCACGTCATCGTCGACGAATGCCACCACCTCGGCGCCGCCGCGTACGAGCACTCGGTCAAACGGATCGCCGCGCAGTTCTGGCTTGGCCTCACCGCCACACCTACACGACGCGACGGCCTCGGCCAACTCGTCACCTGGCAACTCGGACCCGTCCGGCACACCCTGACCGACGAGGAACAAGGCACCCTCGCCGCAGCGATGCACGCCGACGCCGGACCCCGTCGAGCGCTGTTCATCCACGAGACCACATTCCAGCCCGGCGACGTCGACCTGGACGCGCCCGGCGCGCTCGCCGAGGTACACCGGCGACTGCCCCTCGACGAGCCCCGCAACACCCAGATCGCCGACGATGTCGCCGTAGCCCTGACCCGCGGTCGCAACTGTCTCGTCCTGACCCGACGGGTCGCCCAGGTCGGGGCACTCACCGCTCTGCTCGCCGCACGCGGACACCAGGCACTCGTGCTGCAAGGAACGATGAGCACCAGCGAACGGCGGACCGTCGTTGACGGGCTCGACGGCGCCAAGACCGGCGACGGCCTGCTCGTCATCGGCACCACACCGTTCATCGGTGAAGGCTTCGACGCCCCCGCCCTCGACACCCTCTTCCTCGCCGGCCCGATCTCCTACGACGGCCTACTCGTCCAATGCGCCGGCCGCGTCATCCGCGCCGCGCCCGGCAAGGACGTCGCCGAGGTCCACGACTACCACGACCCGGCCTCACCCATCCTCGCCGCCTCACTCCCACGCCGCATGCCCGGATACCGGGCACTCGGCTTCACGAGAACATGA
- a CDS encoding nucleotidyl transferase AbiEii/AbiGii toxin family protein has translation MDPFHERLARTGLAAADRYGFALAGGYAVQAAGLIERPSEDVDLFTAWDRRDEFTAAVTAVVHAYRDDGLTVETERQYDTFARLAVTDGIRVSKVELGVDWRANEPILMAIGPVLHPDDAVANKMSALYGRAFARDFIDIDATLRSGRYTRDALLTLAQRADRGFDPRIFADALGQAAQLDPDDFAQYGVSGRALDKLRSRFAEWRRELLDDEEG, from the coding sequence GTGGACCCCTTCCACGAACGCCTCGCCCGTACCGGACTCGCGGCGGCCGATCGATACGGCTTCGCTCTGGCCGGCGGCTACGCAGTCCAGGCCGCCGGGCTCATCGAGCGACCCAGCGAGGACGTCGACCTGTTCACCGCCTGGGACCGCCGCGACGAGTTCACCGCCGCGGTCACCGCCGTCGTACACGCCTACCGGGACGACGGCCTGACCGTCGAGACCGAGCGCCAGTACGACACCTTCGCCCGGCTGGCCGTCACCGACGGGATCCGGGTTTCCAAGGTCGAACTCGGCGTGGACTGGCGCGCCAACGAACCGATCCTCATGGCCATCGGACCGGTCCTCCACCCCGACGACGCGGTCGCGAACAAGATGAGCGCCCTCTACGGACGAGCGTTCGCCCGCGATTTCATCGACATCGACGCCACGCTCCGATCCGGCCGCTACACCCGCGACGCCCTCCTCACCCTGGCGCAGCGCGCCGACCGTGGCTTCGACCCGCGCATCTTCGCCGACGCTCTCGGACAAGCCGCCCAGCTCGATCCTGACGACTTCGCCCAGTACGGCGTCAGCGGCCGAGCGCTAGACAAACTCCGAAGCCGATTTGCGGAGTGGCGCCGCGAACTGCTCGACGACGAGGAAGGATGA